In a single window of the Hippocampus zosterae strain Florida chromosome 6, ASM2543408v3, whole genome shotgun sequence genome:
- the ccdc117 gene encoding coiled-coil domain-containing protein 117 isoform X2, which translates to MNHLATTSSQAGFLPSMYTFSGSTSLPELELGSPSTSGHLPRGMLPNSWETRCLRKHRRRVDDDGCLAKRRRLTAETQLDISHIPRSPEWPAPNNCPPLCTQEATHAPPQPCPAPHNLTPLSSSSTSRPETESSCMEIEAAQRRLQEIENRITLEDDDEDLDVEPVQRRPVLVISDSLKEGLQRGFNDILPHTVAQSVSHSCMELVLWRPPEDPFCRRLKGSLQKQRKQQTVLRPTPTPCPSPTPHVAHAEAQCPLHNLPVTESCGEEDMEM; encoded by the exons ATGAATCATTTGGCGACCACAAGCAGCCAGGCGGGGTTTCTACCAAGCATGTACACGTTCTCGGGGTCCACAAGCCTGCCCGAATTAGAGCTCGGAAGTCCAAGTACATCTGGCCATTTACCAAGAGGAATGTTGCCAAACAG TTGGGAGACAAGGTGCCTCAGGAAGCACAGGAGGAGAGTTGATGATGA TGGATGTCTTGCTAAAAGGAGGAGATTAACAGCGGAAACACAGTTGGACATTTCGCACATCCCCAGGAGTCCTGAATGGCCTGCTCCAAATAATTGCCCTCCTTTGTGTACCCAAGAAGCCACCCATGCTCCACCACAGCCTTGCCCAGCCCCTCACAACCTGACTCCCCTATCCTCTTCTTCCACATCTCGACCTGAGACGGAGAGCTCCTGCATGGAGATCGAAGCAGCACAGAGGAGACTTCAGGAGATCGAAAACAG AATAACGTTAGAGGACGATGACGAGGATCTGGATGTGGAGCCCGTGCAACGAAGGCCGGTGTTGGTCATCTCGGACAGTTTGAAGGAAGGCCTGCAACGAGGCTTCAACGACATTCTGCCACACACAGTCGCCCAATCTGT AAGCCATTCCTGCATGGAGTTGGTATTGTGGCGGCCACCCGAAGACCCCTTCTGTCGCAGACTAAAAGGCTCCTTACAGAAACAGAGGAAACAACAGACTGTTTTGCGACCGACCCCAACTCCCTGTCCTTCGCCGACCCCGCACGTCGCCCACGCCGAAGCACAGTGTCCTCTTCATAACCTTCCTGTCACAGAAAGCTGTGGAGAGGAGGACATGGAAATGTAA
- the ccdc117 gene encoding coiled-coil domain-containing protein 117 isoform X1 — MNHLATTSSQAGFLPSMYTFSGSTSLPELELGSPSTSGHLPRGMLPNSSWETRCLRKHRRRVDDDGCLAKRRRLTAETQLDISHIPRSPEWPAPNNCPPLCTQEATHAPPQPCPAPHNLTPLSSSSTSRPETESSCMEIEAAQRRLQEIENRITLEDDDEDLDVEPVQRRPVLVISDSLKEGLQRGFNDILPHTVAQSVSHSCMELVLWRPPEDPFCRRLKGSLQKQRKQQTVLRPTPTPCPSPTPHVAHAEAQCPLHNLPVTESCGEEDMEM, encoded by the exons ATGAATCATTTGGCGACCACAAGCAGCCAGGCGGGGTTTCTACCAAGCATGTACACGTTCTCGGGGTCCACAAGCCTGCCCGAATTAGAGCTCGGAAGTCCAAGTACATCTGGCCATTTACCAAGAGGAATGTTGCCAAACAG CAGTTGGGAGACAAGGTGCCTCAGGAAGCACAGGAGGAGAGTTGATGATGA TGGATGTCTTGCTAAAAGGAGGAGATTAACAGCGGAAACACAGTTGGACATTTCGCACATCCCCAGGAGTCCTGAATGGCCTGCTCCAAATAATTGCCCTCCTTTGTGTACCCAAGAAGCCACCCATGCTCCACCACAGCCTTGCCCAGCCCCTCACAACCTGACTCCCCTATCCTCTTCTTCCACATCTCGACCTGAGACGGAGAGCTCCTGCATGGAGATCGAAGCAGCACAGAGGAGACTTCAGGAGATCGAAAACAG AATAACGTTAGAGGACGATGACGAGGATCTGGATGTGGAGCCCGTGCAACGAAGGCCGGTGTTGGTCATCTCGGACAGTTTGAAGGAAGGCCTGCAACGAGGCTTCAACGACATTCTGCCACACACAGTCGCCCAATCTGT AAGCCATTCCTGCATGGAGTTGGTATTGTGGCGGCCACCCGAAGACCCCTTCTGTCGCAGACTAAAAGGCTCCTTACAGAAACAGAGGAAACAACAGACTGTTTTGCGACCGACCCCAACTCCCTGTCCTTCGCCGACCCCGCACGTCGCCCACGCCGAAGCACAGTGTCCTCTTCATAACCTTCCTGTCACAGAAAGCTGTGGAGAGGAGGACATGGAAATGTAA